GATGGGCTCTATGCCGACGTTTGAGAACTCGGTTTTGGCCACTTCAATCACGAGCTCCGGGTTGGGCATGCCGTAGGCCTTCTCCGGGGGTATGGTGATCGTCTTCTTCTCCCCAAGCTCCATGCCGATAAGGGCCTCGTCAAGGCCGGGGATTATCTCACCAACACCGACGTTGACGCCAAGGGGACCGTACTCCCTCTCTTCCACGTATATCTCGTTCTCCTTGGCAATGTCCTCGTAACTTGTATCAAAAACTTCGCCGTTCTCAAACTTTCCGACGTAGTGAAACACCACAAAATCTCCAGCTTCAATCTTCATTTCCTTCAACTCCAAAATTCTCTTCGCCGTAACTACCCGCAAGAACTTATAAACTTTTGGGCATTGATACACAAGAATGTGAAAAAGAGCTCATTCCTCGGGGAGTATGTAGTAAACGTAGTGCGGCCTGTTCGTTACCTCGTCTATGAACACAACCGTCCCGGTCTTGGGGGGCTTGAGGTAGTGA
The window above is part of the Thermococcus sp. MAR1 genome. Proteins encoded here:
- a CDS encoding peptidylprolyl isomerase; the encoded protein is MKIEAGDFVVFHYVGKFENGEVFDTSYEDIAKENEIYVEEREYGPLGVNVGVGEIIPGLDEALIGMELGEKKTITIPPEKAYGMPNPELVIEVAKTEFSNVGIEPIEGMYVMTDSGIAKIAKVGEENVTLDFNHPLAGKTLVFEVEIVDIQKAKEEASDGEVEA